The following coding sequences lie in one Pochonia chlamydosporia 170 chromosome Unknown PCv3seq00037, whole genome shotgun sequence genomic window:
- a CDS encoding beta-glucosidase (similar to Aspergillus terreus NIH2624 XP_001216552.1) yields MFVLSLLLAATTPIASAGSSLRDSGLSPSWAEAYRKADTAVAKLSLDDKVGLVTPHENPCTGNTSPAQAIGYPSLCLKDSPLGITDANGNATAFTPGIMAGSTWDVNLIRQRGEFLGEESKAAGINAQLGPVAGALGKIAHAGRNWEGFSVDPYLQGIAVAHTVEGMQGAGVQAVTKHFIANEQELNRETISSNVNDRVIHELYLWPFADAVHSNTAAVMCSYNKLNSTWACEDDHSLNGLLKTELGFQGYVIADWGAQHSTEKSALSGLDMASPRYGLWGANLTTAVSTGKVPVERLNDMVRRILASWYFLNQDENYPPVNITAAVRGSHEENVRAVARDGIVLLRNKGNILPLSKPSSLAVIGSASVPNPDGYNSCGERACNKGALGMGWGSGTADYPYFVSPHDAIKQRASGEGTTVILSATDDPVEGAKAAQGKDAAIVVITSDSGEEYITVEGNHGDRNNLDPWHQGNELVTAVAAENPNTIVVIHSVGPIILEKILDSPGVKAIVWAGLPSSESGNALVDILYGETSPSGKLPYTIARNESDYPAMIVTTDNDDFVEGLYIDYRHFDAKEIVPRYEFGYGLSYTSFDYSNIQANSTARAGPASGEVIPGGRADLWGDVATVTCTVTNNGSVAGAEVVQLYISMPSTAPEAPPRQLRGFAKLRLEPGGSEMAVFKLRRRDLSFWDVSSQEWVLPDGSFGVFLGASSRDIRLTGSISTTTPVYA; encoded by the exons ATGTTTGTTCTCTCGCTGCTTCTCGCTGCCACCACTCCCATTGCATCGGCCGGGAGTAGCCTCCGTGACTCTGGCCTAAGTCCGTCGTGGGCTGAAGCATACCGTAAGGCGGATACAGCAGTAGCTAAGCTGTCTTTGGACGACAAAGTCGGGCTGGTGACACCCCATGAAAATCCGTGTACAGGCAACACATCTCCAGCTCAGGCAATTGGATATCCGTCACTCTGTCTTAAAGATTCACCTCTCGGCATCAccgatgccaatggcaatgcaACAGCATTCACCCCAGGCATAATGGCAGGGTCAACTTGGGATGTGAACCTGATTCGGCAACGCGGCGAATTCCTCGGCGAGGAGTCAAAAGCCGCTGGCATCAACGCTCAACTCGGTCCAGTGGCTGGAGCCCTCGGGAAGATTGCACATGCTGGCCGCAACTGGGAAGGTTTCAGCGTTGATCCCTATCTGCAGGGTATCGCAGTTGCACACACTGTCGAGGGAATGCAGGGTGCTGGTGTTCAGGCCGTCACGAAGCACTTCATCGCGAACGAACAGGAGCTGAATCGAGAGACAATCAGCTCAAATGTCAACGATCGCGTTATCCACGAATTGTACTTATGGCCATTCGCAGATGCCGTCCACTCCAATACGGCGGCCGTAATGTGTTCATACAACAAACTGAACAGCACCTGGGCTTGTGAGGACGATCACAGTCTAAACGGTCTACTAAAGACGGAACTCGGATTTCAGGGTTACGTTATTGCAGATTGGGGCGCCCAACACTCTACTGAGAAGTCCGCACTCAGCGGTCTAGATATGGCTAGTCCGCGGTACGGTTTGTGGGGGGCTAATTTGACCACCGCGGTTAGCACAGGCAAAGTACCTGTCGAGCGGTTGAACGACATGGTTCGCCGTATTCTCGCCTCATGGTACTTCTTGAACCAGGATGAAAACTACCCACCCGTCAATATTACTGCTGCCGTAAGGGGCTCCCATGAGGAGAATGTGCGCGCCGTGGCACGCGACGGTATCGTCCTACTACGAAACAAGGGCAATATTTTACCTCTTTCGAAGCCGAGCTCGCTTGCGGTCATCGGCTCTGCTTCTGTTCCGAACCCAGATGGTTATAATTCGTGCGGAGAACGTGCGTGCAACAAAGGTGCTCTTGGCATGGGCTGGGGATCTGGCACCGCTGATTACCCTTATTTTGTAAGCCCCCACGATGCAATCAAGCAGCGCGCGAGCGGTGAAGGCACCACGGTGATCCTCAGTGCAACAGATGATCCGGTCGAAGGTGCCAAGGCTGCCCAGGGCAAGGACGCCGCAATTGTTGTGATTACATCCGATTCTGGTGAGGAATATATTACAGTTGAAGGCAACCACGGAGACCGCAACAACTTGGACCCCTGGCACCAGGGTAATGAGCTAGTGACGGCGGTGGCTGCAGAGAACCCGAACACgatcgtcgtcatccacaGCGTTGGGCCAATAATCCTCGAGAAAATTCTCGACAGCCCTGGGGTCAAGGCCATCGTGTGGGCTGGCCTACCCAGCTCAGAAAGTGGAAATGCCTTGGTCGATATCCTCTACGGTGAAACATCTCCCTCCGGGAAGCTCCCATACACAATTGCCCGAAATGAATCCGATTACCCGGCTATGATAGTCACCACGGATAACGACGACTTCGTTGAGGGTCTGTACATTGACTATCGACATTTTGACGCCAAGGAGATTGTGCCGCGATACGAGTTTGGATACGGACTCT CGTACACTAGCTTTGATTATAGTAACATCCAGGCGAACTCAACCGCTAGGGCTGGTCCTGCCTCTGGTGAAGTCATCCCGGGAGGTCGGGCGGACTTATGGGGGGATGTCGCCACAGTTACGTGCACCGTAACGAACAATGGCTCGGTAGCAGGAGCGGAAGTCGTGCAACTTTACATCAGCATGCCTTCGACCGCACCTGAAGCCCCGCCGCGTCAACTACGTGGTTTCGCCAAGCTACGCTTAGAACCTGGTGGCAGCGAGATGGCAGTGTTCAAGCTGCGACGCCGTGACTTGAGTTTCTGGGATGTATCATCCCAGGAGTGGGTCTTGCCGGATGGCAGCTTTGGTGTCTTTCTCGGCGCCAGTTCTCGCGACATCAGGTTAACTGGCTCAATCTCGACGACAACTCCTGTCTACGCGTAG